The Cryptomeria japonica chromosome 6, Sugi_1.0, whole genome shotgun sequence genomic interval GTGCGGGCAAGTGAACATATTGACATGGGTGTTTCATCGACAGAGTAGTGAAGTGCGGACATAAGGGTTACACCGATAGTATAGAAAAGGTGATGGCAAGAAGGATAACCGGCAAGGTGATTTGTGCCGGTAGGGTCAGTGAACTGGTATGTGTGTATCGTTTATGTGGGTGGTCGATGACTAAGCTGAACCGATAGAGTAGTGTGCCAAGGTGGATACCGACAATAatgccacgtggaggtgaagtggtgAACTTGCACAGGTCGGTGTAGAGTGACAATGAGGTAGTTGGCAGTTGGTCCAGCATTAATGGTGACTGTGAAGCTCGAGGGATGTTTGCAGAAGGGTTGTGGCTCGAGGCAAGATGAATCTGACCATATCCATGGCATGCACTGATCGATGCAGATTGTCAGGATGAAGATCGAAGTTGTTGAAGCAATGCATCGagtcattaatggtgattgaccaagaggtGTGCCGACAGATTGATTGCAAGTTGTTGAAAAAGGAAGGCGTGTTCTGAAAGGTGTGAAGATGGCGAAGATGTGCAAGCTGGCCATCACTGTGTCGAGATCCacttagatttgattggattttgtGTGTCTCGTGATCTGTGAAGAAAATCCTAAGGCGCCAAGTTTGAATATGGCTTTTGGCGGGAAGACTGGGCTATAAaaatgcaagccaaagatattgttatgTGCTGCTGAATGGGAGAGGATATAGCTGCTGCGAAGTGATTGAGTGCTGTAGGAGAGTGTGTTGCTGCTGCaaaagagagaaaatcagtcaagtgctcatcgaGAGTCAGAGTGggagagagaatcaggttgaagagttcaactggtaAGAGCGAGGCAACTGATAGTTGGCCATTgggtctgatagaggaggaaacCGGTGGTGACTAAACCGGCATAGAAGAGTCATAGCAGATCACAGAGAAGGGATGCTGAGGACCGGTAGGAATCAGATGATAGATATCTGACTGAGTTATCAATACCAGTGGTGGAGGTCAACAAAGCAATTGAGAGAAGAGGCAACCAGTAGAGAGAACCGGTAGAGTGTAAACCGGTAAAGTAGCAGTAGAGAGAGGTgaaccggtgtagcagagaaggtgtctcaccaacagagtaaggtatatgaaatggttacaagattcacttgtaacataatAACTACTTTTttatttgatgctatcattgtgatcactgagttgtagctcggtgtaggggttctagcccataaacaagttaggggttggcgctcctttggttggtgccctaaacattgtaaaagagattctttgtgaggttggattggagcagtagtctccagtagcattgctcaatgaggtttttcccatcttggattttcctcgtacatactagtgttatgtgatgtccctttgtgtgtagTTGCATTTGTGGTGGTCTCTcctctaactggtaagtctgcattgagttagaatcCATGAACCGGTATGCTCACCTagaatagttaaagggaaaagtttgagaaccactgattcacccctttctcagtggtgcattgtgtctaacaaaaggaatctgccataatgccataaatgtgacgaCTGCATGtaaagagatgcttcattaattcaacgtGCGTTGACTCgactgccacttggcgagaaaaccttggagagagaacttcaagagagaagaatttgatccatgaagaattttcttgaagtttcttgAACTTTCCTTGCTTTGgaggagatttttaatgattttccaccatctcctactttttaggaactttccaaaaatagggTTCTAGGTTCTAGGAGAGAGAAAATTATCCCACAAATCCAAATCTGAAagacttttgaaatttggatgtgatttgatgcccaaaaatggatttttcaaaatttttcccgAGGTGAATTTTCTCATTTTGTTCATCTtcgattccttccttgccttggaATTTTCATCTTCATCCTTGGGCGAAATTTTCATGTCGTGGAGGAATTTCATCTTGGAAGGAAATTTCCTTCCTTACCTTCATTTGGCACCCATTCCTTTCCTGAAGCGCATTTTCTCCATGGTGAAGGAATTTTGATGTGGAGGAAAAATTCCTCCTTAACCTCATTTTGACCTTGATTCCACTTTACCCCTTGAGGAAGGAATTCCTTCATGCCTTAGCCAACTTTCACATTTCCCAAGAATTctatcctgaaggaaggaattatTTCCAACACTCATTCAATTTTCACACTTGAATTTCCAACACTCATTCAATTTTCACACTtttttggaatttcttcttcttgggtgcaattcttccttgagtaacgattttttttgaattttgaatttttcttcctGAACCTTGATTTTTATGTCTTGTttccaaccttgggcacattttggAACTGGAGAAGAAATTCTGGAAATTtgttccttgaggaaggaatttttgtgctctttgaattcatcatgtcTGTAGGAAGCTTTTTGACCAACTTttcacatctcctattttttaggaactttcctaaaaCTTAGGTCTCGGGTCCAGGAGATAAaaaaattctcctacaaatccaaATCTGCAAACTTTGAAATTTAgacgagatttggtgtctaaaaatggattttttaaagattttcttgaggggattttctgctttttcaatcCATTCCTAATCTTCAATttcctccttgacccttggattttcatgccttagacaaattttcaattttccacCTTAGGCATGGAGTTCCCTATGTCTTGGAATTTCATCATTTCCTTGATTCTCTTTGACTTAGCCATTTCAACATTCTTCCTTGGCCAGGGTGCAATTCCTCAATGAGGGAGGAAATCATGATTTTTTACATTTTCCATGTATTCTTCATTTTGGCACCTTAACTCACTCATGGGCGGATTTTTACATAGGTGGAGGAATTCATGATTCTTTCAATTCTTACTTGACCACTCCTCTTTGGCGCCCTCCATCATTCGTAGGTGGCATTTGTCACTGGGGAAGGAATTCACTTGTTTTGCAATCTTttccttgtctttcttgttttaGCACCCTCCTAGTTGCTGGGGCGCAAATTTACCTAAGCCAGGGAATTCACAACTTTTCTATCCTTCCCTACCACTCCACTTTGGCGCCCTCTTGAGGAGTAGGGCGGATTTTTCCATGTGTGGAGGAATTCatgatttcctttcttcttcttgactcAGGTGACTTTTTGAGCTTCTTCCGGATCAAGCTACCATATATGGATTTGAGGTGATTTCTCGGGACAAATTTCTCGAGCTTTCGACTTCAGGAATGGGCTTCCAATACTTAGCCAATTTTGACTGATTCTATCTGCTTTTCAAACCTTCCGGATTTAGAAGTAGTCATGAATGCTTTATCTTCATTGCCTGCTTGAATAGTCCTGTCAGaaataaactttccaaaaatagaaactttcagaACGTCAGCGTTAGACCCCAAAATTGGACacaggaatgacttactataaatagaaacttgctaaaaacataaattactaaaaatagtaagttcgatttttggtaaaatgaagacaTTCTGGGGttgtaaaatccctaaaaaataggaactttctaaaaatagaaaattgctCCGTATtcactcaaattttactgggaggctcCTCAAAGGGTCCTGATTCTAGTTCCATGATCAGTTTTTCCACAACCCTAGCAGAAACCCCttaaatctaggactaaaggcagaaaccctaaaattgacgaaataggccctagacttcaccaaaatcactcaaacgaaaagcagacttgaCCAATTCAACCCCCCAAACACCTGCAAAGCAAAGAGACTAGagagactgctgcgaaaagacccaaaaaacaaagccaaaagaccgaaagggcctaaaaagaagggggtccctatttgcaatggggcaatgttgTCAAAATGTCACAACAACAATATCCACTTCCTTTTTGATGAAAGTTACAACACAACTACTATCACATCATCATTTTCTTTGGAGATTGTTGTTCATGAGTTTCCATGTGGTTTTGATTTTTCATCTTATTTGATTGGGATAGCACCTAACTTTGTTGTGGTATATTCTAGCATttagacacttgagcagtttttagagatacCTATCATGAGGCTtcttctctaatctctcttcttgaAGCTGGAGTTTCTTCTACTTACACCATCGGAATTGTTTCTTCAGGACTGTTATTATGGGGGGTCTACATTTTCACCCTTTCTTTTTCTCTCCTATGCAGGTGGACCCCCGCTTTCTCTCCTATGAGGATGATACTATTGTATATTTGTGATGGATGTGGCCCTTGGAGGGCCATGTTGTGTCCTTCCATCACTTGTACATGTTTGTTTTCTTgcattctctcttttggagagtggTTTTTGTTCTACAagtttttctcctttactccatttgtgagagattttttATGCATCATAGAACAATGTGTCTTGCCACCAGTAAGTTAGTGTCTCAATTACTATATGCTCTCACCCTGCCCACATCAAGATCTTGGTAATCAAAATGTGCCAAGGTTTGCATTTCATACTAACATTTCCAAAAAGTTCAATAAAATTAGTGGGAACAGTACATTTTACTGGAACACAAAATCACAACACTTGGGATGTTAAAAAGTCTACAATCTTAatcagttttttatttttgtttaattgtggGTTGTATAAATGAAATGACAGTAGCAACACTTTTGAGAATGAAATATTTAAAGCACCAAAAGCCTAAAACCACAATAATAAGTTAACTAAAGAAGTAATTGTTTTGGGTTTCTCATTAGATTTACTTTACCTTtcgtttatgaatttttttttctttttatcaaaatttgattttgcatgtttAAAATTATGATTTTGGAGATTAAAAAATTATTAGAAAGACTTTAattttcacctccaaaaggggTACATCTTGCAAGAATTGCTCATAGAGATCTCTTTTGACCATTGTAGTGCTCATTACTATTGTTTGGAATGTGTTCCTATCAACTGCCCAAAGCACACAGTCTGAGAGTGCCTGCTCAGACAAAGAAGGTTGATGAGAAAGCTAGGAATGTTCTCTGTTCACATCCCAAGAAAACTGATCACATTCTTATTTGCTAAGAATAAAATAAGCATTCTCCATCTTTTTCCAAACTTACCTTAATCGTTGCTGCCCTTGGAGCATTATAAAGCAGAGCGAGCTCTCCAAAGCTGTCACCTTTGCTAtatctcttcaccatccttgaaTTTTTGTCACCGGATTCTTTTATCCACACATCACAAGTTCCTTCCTGAAAAGTAAAGATTACTAGATCAGTTAGCATCTTTAAGACACCAAGAATTGATCTAGAAAAATATAAATAGCGGTTGCAAAATAATTGTTTTAAGGCTTCTCCTTTAATGTAGGCGATTAGTCATTGAGGacaaaataaatataaatgatATGAATTAGAAATATCCTTCGTTTATTTTCCTTGGACCTATGGTCTGAATTGGGAAATATTCCAGGCAGGATGGTTGTCATGCACAGGAAATAGCACAAATGACTATATGTGAGAAAATGTAGACAAAAAGCAAGTGTTATtagatattaatttaattttaaatacctCCAACATGAAGAAGTGATCCCCTGGGTCCCCTTGTCTAATAATGATATCCCCTTTTGCATAGTTCACCTCTTTCGCTGCACTAATAACCTAAATATTCAATCAAACAAAGCACCTTTAATTCAGAAAGTGAATATAACATATACTATTGTCGACATATTAAATTAAAAGTGAGAAGTAGAGATCCAAATTCCACTTTTGGCACTTAGAATCAGTTAGAGTATGGACATCATGagataaatttaaaattttcaaaaaggatTGAAACCAGATTGGTAATTTTCTGTGTATCTATTTTATTGTGTGGCAGCCAAGGAGTCATGGAAAATAATAAAGCAATAAAGTTCAGCTCTCATagttatttaaatttttgaaaactaTGGAGATGTAATATTCCTGCAGAATAAGTTGGCTCTACAAAATGAAATATCAATCAGCAAAACATATCATTAATATCATTTAGCAAGATACAATGCAGTAGCTTACAATTTGGGTTTGCTCCTTATCAAGAGATTTAAAAAGGAAACATTTATGTAATGCATCTTCTATTCTCTTCCTGGTATCATCAACTTTTGGAATAATCTGTAATGAAAGAAAAAAGAAGTGAAATATACCACCTACATTACATCTTTCTGTTGACAATAAACTGGAAAACATAGATCTAAAAGACGATTAACCAAATGCACATTCAAATATTTTTGAGAAATGGTTATCGGAATCAGCCATATGCTAATATAAAGTATCGCATATAAGATGTTATGAAAATTGcttttgattttaagatgaaacaTCAATgattattttttttccaaaaaaaaagtaGTTAGATACTTACCCTTGGTTTGAACTGTGCAAAATCTAATAGAGGAGTGCATTCTGCACTCACAGAGTTTCTTCTCTCTGCCAAAAGTGCAGTAGGTCTGCATTCTTTGCTTTGTCTTCCACTCATGTTTCTTTTAAAGCTTCCAGAGTTTCCAATTTCAGGCCTTTTCGTAGGatgagaaaaaaaaataaaaattcacataATGATTAGTGGAATCAAACTTGCATTCTAGAATTGTTAACAAAACCTTGTTTAATCCAATCTAAGTAAAATCTTTATAAAACAACTCTGATAAACTAAATGTCAAAGGCATTGAGAAGATGGGAGATTAAATACAAACATATGCTTGACTACAGTAGTGGATCACCATGCAAATAGATTATCCAAATATAATATTGAGCTTTATCCATTTTTAGAAGCGCCAAAGTGTGGGTACAGACATAAGAGCGCTTGTAATCTATTGATTGTTAAGCTTTATTTATCATTAGAAGCACTAAAGTGCTGGTAGGAAGATAGCAGCACTTCATGTCATTCATTGACTGTTAAGTTTTATGTATCATTACAAACACCAATTCGAAAATACTTGTATAAGAGAAAAATTATGTAAATGCATATACTAGAGAAACTAGAAGTCAAAGTTTCACAAGTTGCAAGAAGTTTACCCATCTCTTACCTGCCACTACCTAGGAGTAAAATACAGAGCATTAAAGAAGTCAATATACATGTTATTATAAATTAACAAGATGAGAACCGTTACATGAACTTTGTTGAGCTGTATTCATTACAAGTTAGATAGTCTCAAGGAAAAAACAATGGAAAGGTCCATaaaaatgacatttcaatttggaATGTTTGTCCAATTTAAGACAACGTAATTTCCCCATTTTTTACCAATATTGTTTCATGAGCTTTTGGTCAAATTCCAAGTTTTCCCATAAGCTTTTAAGTGTACTAGGGAgaactccaaacttcttggaggatGCAGATTCGGTAATTGagtatttctatttttggaaatgaGCTCAATTAGCAGTATGGATCGCTATGACACTTTTAGAAATGTTTTTGGATTCCTAGGGTGCACATCTATTTTTGGTAAGTCACTAGTAGTCTTTGATCATTATCCTACATCTTTAGTATCATCCCAATGTGATCATAGTTGGGTTCCAATTCAGTTTCAATGCTTTCTACAACTTGAGTGAGttattgaataattaattaatatttcactAATGTTATTTTAATGTTGAGAAATAATCAAAGGACAACTTAGTGTTGTAGCTCGTTAGAAAGGTAATAAAGTGTTTTAAAAATTGGATGCCTAGTTAAGGGGAATTTTGCACATGAAATGTTATTATTATTTCAAAAAGGTCATTTTGAGGGAAGGGAATTATTATAGTTTTTAAATTGCAAATTCTTTCTAAAAAAAATGCTATAAAAAGAGTTGTTGGGGCTCATTTGTGCCTATACTAAAAATTTGAATTTACATATTTTTCCTCAAATTTGGAGTATTCCTTTATGGGCATGGCAAATAGGAGTTACAACTCGTGAGAACTCACAAATTCACTCCTAAAAGATAGCTGTTCAAATGGGCACCCAAGAATGAGTTATTTGGATAAGATTAATGAGAAGTGGTTTGCTGATTGCGTATTTGAGCTGCATTTTGTGTTTGTTTTGGATTAAGAGAATACCCATATCAGATTTTAAGTTAAATAAATAGTGATTTGTGTTGAAGTATAGCATCGGTCAGTAATCTACTAATCTGACTGAGACAACTTAGTTTACCAATTagttatataataattaataaagttgATTTACACTCACTAACTATTCGATctgaataattaataattaatctgAATGAATCGATTAATATATTAATTGTTAATACATGTTAGCTAACACTTAATAAGACTTGTTGATTAAGTTACACTAACTATTCGATCTGAGGAAGAGACACAGTGATTGGTATAAGCCATGATGATTAGAAGGACATCTTGTCACGTATTTAGGATCTCTCTCTCCCTCAGCAGATAGTGTGTTAAGAAAATAAGAAATAGAACATGTTCATATCTTACTTATCATATTTAACTCATCACCAAACAGCAGGTTGTGTTTGATATGTATCGACTAAAGGCTCAGGCAGATTATATACTTCTCTGCAGATCGTATTTCTTGTTCTGCAAACTTTCTATCATCTCCCAAACTGCATTACACAATCAACAATTAGATTGAGTTCCTCCTTTGTGCCATGATTCCTCTGTTGACCAGCAGATCATCATTGATAGGGCAGATTGAACTCATAGTTTTAATGTGTGTTGAGTCTGTTGACTCTATCCTAAGAGGTGAGGCTGATTCATTGGCATATAATTTTGAAATTATAATCTGATCAccaaaacttaacatggtatcatagCAGGCTTGAGAAAAGATCAGATCAGGTTTATATAAGAAAGATTATCTTCTATTATTGTCTTCAAGTTCATCTACTTCTATCAATGTCAAGATGGTGAATGGAATTCGAGTTGAAGACAAACTTGAGAGAGCATCAAACTTTGTATTTTGGAAGTTTAGAATTATGCTTGCCTTGGGGGAAAATGAATTAGATGAATTCGTGAAGAAAGCCATACCAGAACCAACCGAAGaggatgagaagcttcaatggaagagaaagaaccaTAAAGCAATGAAGATGTTGGTTGACTCAGTGaaagatcacattgtgccaattATCTCCAAGTTGGAGATAGCACATGGAATGTTCAAAGCATTAGAGGAGATGTATGAGATAAACAACACAAGCCGAGCTCTTGCTCTAAAGCAACAACTTCACCATGTCAAAATGACAAAAGCCGAATCCATCACCTCATACTTCTTAAGAATTATAGAATTGAGAGATCAAATCTCTACCATTGGACACACCATAGAGAGTAAAGAGTTAACCATGTTGGCACTTAATGGTCTCCCTTCTTCATGGGAatcatttattcaagggataagcgcaagatcaaaacttcctaagtttgatcgatTAAAAACggactgcattcaagaagagtcaagattggtCACTAGAGGCATTGGTCAAAGTTctacaaatgaagatattcatgttcttgccttgcactcctcaaagaagaagggtaagaaaggacactccaaaagaaagaaagataaggaatcAAATGGTGctctgttgtgatgttttcacacatcgccccattgcaaatggggacccttgcttttttgcttttttgggtttgttctttaggttttttagggttttgttagctggcctttgcattttgagtgtcgcccaggggatcacatggataagcaagtccggcttgagtgaggtcctgatcctgaaatttggctaagtctggaatgtcttgatcctgaaatttgactaagtctggaaactaaaaaaaaacctccaaaaactagattttgcaatataactcctggaggtctgaaaccactctcaaacatcctgaaagtatatatggaatataacttaaagtataagactatgtttcttctttcttatacttaaatgttatattccattaaaattgtcctgatagagagttcgaaaagtcaaatttcgctcctgtccttctccaagggtccgcagcgaaaagcgctcctgtccctctccaagggtccaaggcgaatcgctcgtgtccctcaccaagggtccagagtgaaaaaaGGCTTAGTGGactcattcctgaccttgtttggacaaattgagacatcaaaggcatgatggaggacgaaatgagcatgatagagcatccagacttgatcaaaaacaatgaaatgatgaagtttttgcctagagggtcaaattcgctcctgtccctcactgaaggaccagagtgaaattcttcataaggtacgatctgggcaaagatcaagcaagttttatgtttgaaggtaagaaaggagatgaattgaacccattgaggacaaattgaagattatcaaacgtcaacaagggacccaaatgcccaagttcgctcctgtccctctccaagggaccagagcgatttttgtcttagacaaatttcttgccaagttacaatgaattccaaggcatggatgaatgaaaggggacattacgagaccgttgaagataaatttggaagctggcgaagtgtgatggagactacaagtacaaattcgctcctgtccctctccaagggaccagggcgatatcttagttatgttgccttttcctcaaattcaaaccactccaagtcaaggagagaggtggcaaggacatttcaaagcgtctcaatcaagcacaaagttacaaggatcgccaaaatgaaggatttgcacttaaaaacttgaagttcgctcctgtccctcaggaagggaccagagcgatattgattatattggccaaatctctcaaaaatcacgttaagtcaaggttttgcgGGGTCATACAAGGTCT includes:
- the LOC131069429 gene encoding uncharacterized protein LOC131069429, producing the protein MSGRQSKECRPTALLAERRNSVSAECTPLLDFAQFKPRIIPKVDDTRKRIEDALHKCFLFKSLDKEQTQIVISAAKEVNYAKGDIIIRQGDPGDHFFMLEEGTCDVWIKESGDKNSRMVKRYSKGDSFGELALLYNAPRAATIKALSDCVLWAVDRNTFQTIVMSTTMVKRDLYEQFLQDVPLLETLDRHERSAIADVLVDEYFVKGEDIIVEAEPGDKMYFLENGKAEAICKGKRVMEYSRGDYFGELALLNDQPRAATVTSVTQCKCISIDRDSFKRLLGKVEDILNRNKNLYQTFRDDDDEKEKDDITEEEDKKQETSINDADNKDKKHETSGSDGTDKEDDKHHV